From a region of the Terriglobia bacterium genome:
- a CDS encoding cyclic nucleotide-binding domain-containing protein produces the protein MSTSDHLSPPEATKQAPAGWGTTLGHGEPLEPDELLKISIFEGVSKGLLEKNRGAVVRRTFRAGEEVCREGEFGSTAFYILDGRAEVFISSPIAHVKVDASAPGFFSRLKSKLVARTAHQRDEESQRRFIPIDAPVDLSYDSPTASLGPGDLFGEMTCMNFYPRSATVRAATDCVMLEMLRNVLDILQKNPKFKAQLDQNYRQRALDDHLRSVPMFANLAQSRNLQQLLAAREFISELRQKVELVRYAPGQVICKQGEPADSFFLIRLGFVRVSQNYPGGEFVLTYLSRGNYFGEVGLLGGGVRTATCTALDHVEVVRINEAEFREMIDRLPDVRKALAEVAGTRQAENQEQLRTVQSVPIGDFLSQGLMEAQNLLVLDLNKCTRCDLCVRACADTHDGITRLVREGLRFDNYLVATSCRQCRDPLCMVGCPVGSIRRRNSLEIIIEDWCVGCGLCAKNCPYGNINMHPVKIVGDAASAAEAVGHAIARPEDAERIAKAAMKKKAITCDLCADLNQPSCVYACPHDAAYRIEPRQFFRRMEHKNRADATRF, from the coding sequence ATGAGCACGAGCGATCACCTCTCACCGCCAGAGGCCACGAAGCAAGCTCCCGCCGGCTGGGGCACCACCCTGGGGCACGGCGAGCCGCTCGAGCCCGATGAGCTGCTGAAGATCTCGATCTTCGAAGGCGTGTCGAAGGGCCTGCTGGAGAAGAATCGGGGCGCCGTCGTCCGCCGCACCTTCCGCGCCGGCGAGGAGGTCTGCCGCGAAGGCGAGTTCGGCTCGACGGCCTTCTACATCCTCGACGGCCGAGCTGAAGTTTTCATTTCCAGCCCCATCGCCCACGTGAAGGTCGACGCCAGCGCTCCGGGGTTTTTCAGCCGCCTCAAGAGCAAGCTGGTCGCCCGCACCGCTCACCAGCGAGACGAGGAGAGCCAGCGCCGCTTCATCCCCATCGACGCTCCCGTCGATCTCTCCTACGACAGCCCGACCGCCTCGCTCGGCCCCGGTGACTTGTTCGGCGAGATGACCTGCATGAATTTCTACCCGCGGTCGGCGACCGTGCGCGCCGCCACCGACTGCGTGATGTTGGAGATGTTGCGCAACGTCCTCGACATTCTGCAGAAGAACCCGAAGTTCAAGGCCCAGCTCGACCAGAACTACCGGCAGCGCGCTCTCGACGACCACCTGCGCAGCGTCCCCATGTTCGCCAATCTCGCTCAGAGTCGCAACCTGCAACAGCTCCTGGCCGCTCGCGAATTCATCTCGGAGCTGCGCCAGAAGGTCGAACTGGTCCGCTACGCTCCGGGACAGGTGATCTGCAAGCAGGGCGAGCCCGCCGACTCCTTCTTTCTCATCCGCCTTGGCTTCGTGCGTGTCTCTCAGAACTATCCCGGCGGCGAGTTCGTGCTGACCTATCTCTCACGTGGCAACTACTTCGGCGAGGTCGGGCTGCTCGGCGGAGGCGTGCGCACCGCCACCTGCACCGCTCTGGACCACGTGGAGGTGGTCCGCATCAACGAAGCGGAGTTCCGCGAAATGATCGACCGTCTTCCGGATGTCCGCAAGGCGCTGGCGGAGGTGGCGGGTACCCGCCAGGCGGAGAACCAGGAGCAGCTCAGGACTGTCCAGAGCGTCCCCATCGGCGACTTCCTCTCCCAGGGCCTGATGGAGGCGCAGAACCTGCTGGTGCTCGACCTCAACAAGTGCACTCGCTGCGACCTCTGCGTGCGGGCGTGCGCCGACACCCACGATGGCATCACCCGCCTGGTCCGCGAGGGCCTGCGGTTCGACAACTACCTGGTCGCGACCTCTTGCCGTCAGTGTCGCGATCCCTTGTGTATGGTCGGCTGCCCCGTCGGCTCCATCCGCCGGCGCAACTCACTCGAAATCATCATCGAGGACTGGTGCGTCGGCTGCGGGCTGTGCGCCAAGAACTGCCCGTACGGCAACATCAACATGCATCCGGTGAAGATTGTCGGCGATGCGGCTTCAGCTGCCGAGGCGGTCGGCCATGCCATCGCCCGTCCCGAAGACGCGGAGCGCATCGCCAAGGCGGCCATGAAAAAAAAGGCGATCACCTGCGATCTCTGTGCCGACCTCAACCAGCCCAGCTGCGTCTACGCCTGCCCGCACGATGCTGCCTACCGCATCGAGCCACGCCAGTTTTTCCGCAGGATGGAGCACAAAA
- a CDS encoding cytochrome c family protein → MRSDRARTTTEMCSPIVLFSAILFLCVSSYAAPQGPAASQYTGPGSCASSSCHGAIQPKTETDVQQNEYSTWVVQDKHSKAYAVLSNAQSKRIARNLKLSEPAERSAKCLACHALDVPASRRARTFELDDGVSCESCHGPASAWLGPHTSKNWTHEQSVRLGMYDTKELVKRSELCLSCHLGTAEKAVDHEMIAAGHPDLAFELDSYTAVMPRHWKPEKDPWASVRGWSVGQAVQLREGLRQLDRRARSGNWPEYAELDCFACHHALTKPADSWRQQTGYPSRKPGTPPWNNSRIAVLRHIVRDADPQLAQQLDGEMAKVAASMERLSPAREAAGQTASSAGGIANRAVELLASRKHGQASALRLLGEISADADAISNGGERSAEQAVMAADALYLACSRNGKLANDAELKAAIDAMFQQLENPSSYNPQRFREQLGKIKSHLP, encoded by the coding sequence GTGAGATCCGACAGGGCCAGAACGACGACCGAGATGTGCTCGCCTATCGTCCTGTTCTCCGCCATCCTCTTTCTCTGCGTTTCCTCCTACGCGGCTCCCCAAGGCCCTGCGGCGTCCCAGTACACCGGCCCGGGATCGTGCGCGTCGTCGAGTTGCCACGGCGCCATCCAGCCAAAGACCGAGACCGACGTCCAGCAGAACGAGTACAGCACCTGGGTGGTCCAGGACAAGCACTCCAAGGCATACGCGGTGCTGTCGAACGCGCAGTCGAAGCGGATCGCGCGCAACCTGAAGCTGAGCGAGCCGGCGGAGAGGTCGGCGAAGTGCCTGGCGTGTCACGCGCTCGATGTGCCTGCCAGCCGCAGGGCGCGGACCTTCGAGCTGGACGACGGGGTCAGTTGCGAAAGCTGTCACGGGCCGGCGTCGGCATGGCTGGGACCGCACACCAGCAAGAACTGGACGCACGAGCAGTCGGTCCGGCTGGGCATGTACGACACCAAGGAACTGGTGAAACGCTCGGAACTCTGCCTGTCGTGCCACCTGGGGACGGCGGAGAAGGCGGTGGACCACGAGATGATTGCCGCCGGCCATCCCGACCTGGCTTTCGAACTCGACTCCTACACTGCCGTGATGCCGCGCCACTGGAAGCCCGAGAAAGATCCTTGGGCAAGTGTGCGCGGCTGGAGTGTCGGCCAGGCGGTGCAACTGCGCGAAGGACTGCGCCAACTGGACCGCAGGGCTCGTTCCGGCAACTGGCCGGAGTACGCCGAACTGGATTGCTTCGCGTGCCATCACGCTTTGACCAAGCCGGCAGATAGCTGGCGGCAGCAGACCGGCTATCCCAGCCGCAAACCGGGCACGCCTCCCTGGAACAACTCGCGGATCGCGGTGCTGCGGCACATCGTGCGCGATGCCGATCCGCAACTGGCACAGCAGCTCGACGGAGAGATGGCGAAGGTCGCCGCGTCGATGGAACGGCTCTCGCCGGCCCGCGAGGCAGCGGGGCAAACCGCATCCTCCGCCGGAGGGATCGCAAACCGGGCGGTGGAGCTCCTCGCGTCCAGGAAACATGGTCAGGCGTCCGCCTTGCGGCTCCTGGGCGAGATCTCGGCCGACGCCGACGCCATCAGCAATGGCGGCGAACGCAGCGCCGAACAGGCGGTAATGGCAGCCGACGCCTTGTACCTCGCGTGCTCGAGGAACGGGAAGCTCGCGAACGACGCCGAGCTGAAAGCCGCCATCGATGCCATGTTCCAACAGTTGGAGAATCCTTCCAGCTACAATCCGCAGCGTTTCCGCGAGCAACTCGGCAAGATCAAGTCCCACCTGCCCTGA
- a CDS encoding recombinase family protein, translating into MAKNHRTTAWKIPQELPPTITRVGAYARVSTLNGQDPEMQLRDLREYACRRGWTIVEEYVDQGVSGSKETRPALTRLMADACQRRFDAVLVWKVDRFGRSLKHLVNALAELGALGVAFVSLRDNLDLSTPSGRLMFQIIGGIAEFERALIQERVKAGLRNARAKGKRLGRPRVVVDSTRIGSLRAQGRSWAETKTEVGVRAKEQRKGQFLRRQWPDYSHILVRIACLIRKPCQFLTGAASGGSSVGQMRSCHSTQ; encoded by the coding sequence ATGGCTAAGAATCACCGTACCACCGCATGGAAGATCCCTCAAGAACTGCCCCCCACCATCACCCGCGTCGGGGCGTACGCGCGCGTCTCAACACTAAACGGACAAGATCCCGAGATGCAGCTACGAGACCTGCGCGAGTACGCGTGCCGGCGCGGATGGACGATCGTCGAGGAGTACGTCGATCAAGGCGTCTCGGGCTCAAAGGAGACGCGGCCGGCCCTGACGCGACTGATGGCAGACGCCTGTCAGCGCCGATTTGACGCCGTCCTTGTCTGGAAGGTAGATCGCTTCGGCAGATCGCTAAAGCATCTGGTCAACGCACTAGCCGAACTGGGCGCTTTGGGGGTGGCATTCGTCAGCCTGCGTGACAATCTGGACCTCAGTACTCCATCTGGCCGACTGATGTTTCAAATCATCGGGGGAATCGCTGAATTTGAACGCGCACTGATCCAAGAACGGGTAAAAGCCGGTCTGCGGAATGCTCGTGCAAAAGGGAAGCGGCTGGGCAGGCCGCGCGTTGTCGTGGACAGCACCAGGATTGGCTCTCTACGCGCTCAGGGGCGCTCCTGGGCCGAGACTAAGACCGAGGTAGGGGTCAGGGCAAAGGAACAGCGCAAAGGGCAGTTTCTAAGGCGTCAGTGGCCTGATTACAGCCACATTCTCGTCCGAATAGCTTGTCTCATCCGCAAGCCCTGTCAGTTCTTAACCGGTGCCGCTTCCGGAGGCTCCTCAGTCGGCCAGATGCGGTCGTGCCATTCAACGCAGTAG